In Monodelphis domestica isolate mMonDom1 chromosome 3, mMonDom1.pri, whole genome shotgun sequence, the following proteins share a genomic window:
- the PLPP2 gene encoding phospholipid phosphatase 2, with protein sequence MERNKVFVVLDVVCLVVAALPFAILSLVNSPYKRGFYCNDDTIRYPYRPDTITHGLLAGITITVSVIIVSTGEAYLVYTERLYSRSDFNNYVAALYKVLGTFLFGASVSQSLTDLAKYMIGRLRPNFLDVCDPDWTRVNCSVYVQPEFVCRGSPRNITESRLSFYSGHSSFGMYCMVFLALYVQARLCWRWARLLRPTVQFFLVAFALYVGYTRVADYKHHWSDVLTGLLQGALVAGLTVRYVSDFFKVRPPQPSPNEELERKPNLALALTLTEGDRNHFTYAGPS encoded by the exons ATGGAGAGGAACAAGGTGTTCGTGGTGCTCGACGTGGTGTGCCTTGTGGTCG cTGCTCTGCCCTTTGCCATCCTGTCCCTGGTGAATTCTCCGTACAAGAGGGGCTTCTATTGCAACGATGACACCATCCGATACCCATACCGCCCCGATACCATCACCCACGGCCTCCTGGCGGGCATCACCATCACTGTCAGCGTCATCATC GTCTCGACTGGAGAGGCCTACCTGGTCTACACCGAGCGCCTCTACTCCCGCTCAGACTTCAACAACTATGTGGCTGCCCTGTACAAGGTCCTGGGCACCTTCCTCTTTGGGGCAAGCGTGAGCCAGTCCTTGACTGACCTCGCCAAGTACATGATCGGCCGCCTTCGGCCCAACTTCCTCGATGTCTGTGACCCCGACTGGACTCGGGTCAACTGCTCCGTCTACGTTCAGCCCGAGTTTGTGTGCCGAGGAAGCCCAAGGAATATCACTGAGTCCAG GCTGTCCTTCTATTCGGGCCACTCCTCCTTCGGCATGTACTGCATGGTCTTCCTGGCG CTGTATGTCCAGGCCCGCCTGTGCTGGCGGTGGGCAAGGCTCCTGAGGCCCACAGTCCAGTTCTTCCTGGTGGCCTTTGCCCTCTACGTGGGCTACACGCGTGTGGCCGACTACAAGCACCACTGGAGCGACGTGCTGACCGGTCTCCTCCAGGGAGCCCTCGTGGCCGGGCTCACG GTTCGCTACGTCTCAGACTTCTTCAAGGTTCGCCCCCCTCAGCCCAGCCCAAACGAGGAGTTGGAACGGAAGCCCAACCTGGCCCTGGCCTTGACCCTCACCGAGGGGGACCGGAATCACTTCACTTACGCCGGCCCCTCCTGA